A window of Planctomycetia bacterium contains these coding sequences:
- a CDS encoding nucleotide sugar dehydrogenase, which translates to MRVSVFGLGYVGCVSVACLSRLRHHVIGVDVVESKVNAIANGIASVVEPQVDELLTEGHLAKRITATTNAEQAVLDTDATLICVGTPTGRDGSHDLSAVMATAKAIGAALSKKTEPHLVIMRSTVAPGTVEGLLVPAILGPTGKSNGHVSIVIVPEYLRECTAVRDYFDPPLVVVGTADGQPDVEKGAIAALMAVDPERIEWVQYKQAEMLKTLCNVFHAMKVAFANEVGSLCSELGVDGRAVMRLLTMDRKLNISPAYLRPGMPYGGSCLPKDLSAVVSLATKHCVDTPLLRSIGLSNEAHKHRAYDAVLHLNGHRRIAMDGLAFKPGTDDLRESPMVTIAEYLIGKGYDLRILDAAVKTARLTGANRDYIEHHIPHLANRLVGTAEELLAHADALVLTRDDNDLFDVACSMECPPMVIDLTGAGRTIAAHAESVADVDVPTVALSGSHKSLKRVKSPRPRAAAAVARRA; encoded by the coding sequence ATGAGAGTTAGCGTCTTCGGATTGGGCTACGTCGGCTGCGTCAGCGTCGCCTGTTTGTCTCGTCTGCGTCATCACGTGATCGGCGTCGACGTCGTGGAATCCAAAGTGAATGCGATCGCCAACGGCATCGCCTCGGTCGTCGAGCCGCAAGTCGACGAGTTGTTGACCGAAGGGCATCTCGCCAAGCGGATCACCGCCACCACCAACGCGGAGCAAGCGGTACTGGACACGGACGCCACGCTCATTTGCGTCGGCACGCCGACCGGCCGCGACGGTTCGCACGATCTGTCCGCGGTGATGGCCACCGCGAAGGCTATCGGCGCGGCGCTCAGCAAGAAGACGGAGCCGCACCTCGTCATCATGCGCAGCACGGTCGCGCCGGGCACGGTGGAAGGGCTGCTCGTTCCAGCGATCCTAGGCCCAACAGGAAAATCCAACGGCCATGTGAGCATCGTGATCGTCCCGGAATATCTCCGCGAATGCACTGCCGTGCGCGATTATTTCGACCCGCCGCTCGTCGTGGTCGGCACGGCTGACGGTCAGCCCGACGTGGAAAAAGGCGCCATTGCCGCGCTGATGGCCGTCGATCCGGAGCGGATCGAATGGGTGCAGTATAAGCAGGCGGAAATGCTCAAGACGCTCTGCAATGTGTTCCACGCGATGAAGGTCGCCTTCGCCAACGAAGTCGGCTCGCTCTGCTCGGAACTGGGCGTCGACGGCCGCGCCGTCATGCGATTGCTCACGATGGATCGCAAGTTGAACATCTCGCCAGCATACCTTCGTCCCGGCATGCCCTACGGCGGCTCTTGTCTGCCGAAAGACTTGAGCGCCGTGGTTTCGCTGGCGACCAAGCATTGCGTGGACACGCCGTTGCTGCGATCCATTGGTCTCAGCAACGAAGCGCACAAACATCGCGCTTACGATGCGGTGCTGCATCTCAATGGCCATCGCCGCATCGCCATGGACGGGCTGGCCTTCAAGCCAGGCACCGACGACTTGCGTGAAAGTCCGATGGTCACGATCGCCGAATACCTGATCGGCAAGGGGTACGACTTGCGAATCCTCGACGCCGCTGTGAAGACGGCGCGACTGACGGGGGCGAATCGGGATTACATCGAGCATCACATTCCGCATCTCGCCAATCGCCTGGTCGGCACCGCCGAAGAGTTGCTGGCGCATGCCGACGCGCTGGTGCTAACGCGCGACGACAACGACTTGTTTGACGTCGCGTGCAGCATGGAATGTCCCCCCATGGTCATCGATCTGACCGGCGCCGGCCGAACCATCGCCGCGCACGCGGAGTCCGTCGCCGACGTGGACGTGCCGACCGTGGCTCTCAGCGGGTCGCATAAATCGTTGAAACGCGTGAAGTCGCCCCGGCCACGCGCCGCGGCCGCCGTGGCGCGGCGTGCATAG
- a CDS encoding glycosyltransferase → MSPTPDANSIPPERIADWKYQCGMMIVMLCVGLGAAMTLETEIESRQSTGLWIALGLIGIWRWGWGLLHCVRAIIYRYIVYPRWAAAARRAVQAQGGVTDVVVLATTYRERSAITRAVIWAVVKEFGQLTGLKRSPRLVFVTGSPEDDVAVEREFRTAVDSERDAWTINGAPELVLLRGDCGKRPAIASGLKHIAAMGVDPDGVVVLMDGDSAPDLGAFAKVLPMFRLDLKVGAVTTNECAVIEAPMWYTEWIKLRFGQRHLYMCSVSLSKHLLCLTGRFSVFRADVVTSERFIEQIESDNLHNWLFGEYQMFSGDDKSSWYWLSANGYQTLYVPDAMVTTYEAVNENPFHRAVANLKRWSGNMLRNSGRAMSLGPQRLGLFPWLCCVDQKISFWTVLIGPTGMLLSIWHGRWGITASYVLWLLATRTFRVASAWKHSRRISLWYIPLQVASEWVGAAVKVWVVFHPVKQTWLNRGNRTLDSSRSVPFAGLRRRLATFYCCVAVTAFVLSVGAVTQFIPFLHELPLITTKRASLELAVHLEPELLESKLFFGARPIAEHDASAVHSLETSAITFRNPQELNR, encoded by the coding sequence ATGTCACCGACGCCGGATGCTAATTCGATCCCGCCGGAACGCATTGCGGACTGGAAGTACCAGTGCGGCATGATGATCGTCATGCTGTGCGTCGGCTTGGGCGCTGCGATGACGTTGGAGACCGAGATTGAGTCGCGGCAATCCACGGGACTTTGGATCGCTCTGGGATTGATCGGCATTTGGCGCTGGGGCTGGGGCTTGCTGCATTGCGTTCGCGCCATCATCTACCGCTACATCGTCTATCCCCGCTGGGCAGCCGCCGCACGGCGTGCCGTACAAGCGCAAGGCGGAGTTACCGACGTTGTCGTCTTGGCGACGACCTACCGCGAGCGCTCCGCGATTACTCGGGCGGTGATCTGGGCCGTCGTCAAAGAATTCGGCCAACTCACCGGCTTGAAGCGATCGCCGCGGCTCGTGTTCGTCACCGGATCGCCGGAGGACGACGTGGCGGTGGAGAGAGAGTTCCGCACTGCCGTGGATTCAGAAAGGGACGCCTGGACTATCAACGGCGCGCCGGAATTGGTGCTGCTGCGCGGCGACTGTGGGAAACGACCTGCGATCGCCTCGGGCTTGAAGCACATCGCCGCGATGGGCGTGGATCCTGACGGCGTGGTCGTACTGATGGACGGCGATAGCGCGCCGGACCTGGGCGCCTTTGCCAAGGTGCTGCCGATGTTCCGGCTCGATCTCAAGGTCGGCGCCGTCACGACGAACGAGTGCGCCGTGATTGAAGCCCCCATGTGGTACACGGAATGGATCAAGCTCCGCTTTGGGCAACGTCATCTCTACATGTGTTCGGTGTCCTTATCGAAACATCTCCTCTGCCTCACTGGGCGCTTCTCGGTGTTCCGCGCCGACGTCGTCACCAGCGAGCGCTTCATCGAGCAGATCGAAAGCGACAACCTGCACAACTGGCTGTTCGGCGAATACCAGATGTTCTCCGGGGATGACAAAAGCTCCTGGTATTGGCTCTCCGCCAACGGTTACCAAACGCTATATGTCCCCGACGCGATGGTCACGACCTATGAAGCGGTGAACGAAAATCCGTTCCATCGCGCCGTGGCCAATCTCAAACGCTGGTCGGGCAATATGCTTCGCAATTCCGGCCGTGCGATGTCGCTTGGTCCTCAACGACTCGGTCTTTTTCCCTGGCTCTGTTGCGTCGATCAGAAGATTTCTTTTTGGACGGTGCTGATCGGGCCGACCGGCATGCTGCTGAGCATCTGGCACGGCCGCTGGGGAATCACCGCGAGCTATGTGCTGTGGCTACTGGCGACACGCACGTTCCGCGTGGCGTCGGCCTGGAAACACAGCCGGCGAATCTCGCTCTGGTACATCCCGTTGCAAGTCGCGTCGGAATGGGTAGGGGCCGCCGTGAAGGTCTGGGTCGTGTTCCACCCGGTCAAGCAGACCTGGCTCAATCGCGGCAACCGCACGCTCGATTCGTCGCGCTCCGTACCGTTCGCGGGTCTGCGGCGCCGACTAGCGACTTTCTATTGCTGCGTCGCAGTGACAGCCTTCGTGTTGAGCGTGGGCGCGGTAACGCAGTTCATTCCGTTCCTCCACGAGTTGCCGCTGATCACCACGAAGCGAGCGTCATTGGAACTCGCGGTGCATCTGGAACCGGAGCTGCTTGAATCCAAATTGTTTTTCGGCGCTAGGCCGATTGCCGAGCATGACGCCAGCGCCGTGCATTCCCTCGAAACTTCCGCCATCACTTTTCGGAATCCCCAGGAGTTGAATCGATGA
- a CDS encoding efflux RND transporter periplasmic adaptor subunit, with the protein MQSNTEKSGRWKHGRWWRRSLLLVTACVALLWLVGSWVAYRYDHVVTRDAIVRGVVSRVGARIEGRIATVDVEPDQRVFKGDVLARLEDQWQLAQLQQAKAELQRATDTLDNERKMLEVDRQSLALSLAASSAQLQAAKANITAAQSAVKRWGNEVDRITRITRPGTLSRSESDDIHLQHETAMANHLAVEAQHSAAQSDNDNDRVALQGLEVRVARLSVLAEEINVAKAKLATAQADLDSTVIRAPENGWVAQRLAEAGASVRVGYPIVALWTGDRLWVEAWVDESALDDVQVDRAVDVRFAAYPERVIVGRVKAIGVLSDGELQSAAANTRQPMQATDTSKVAVQIMLPAEPGVRLMPGLSAMVGIGTDQPPPLAALSAWFQPAPRVAEK; encoded by the coding sequence ATGCAGTCGAACACGGAGAAATCCGGTCGCTGGAAGCACGGACGTTGGTGGAGAAGAAGTCTTTTGTTGGTCACGGCGTGCGTCGCGCTGTTGTGGTTGGTCGGCAGTTGGGTGGCCTACCGTTACGACCATGTCGTCACCCGAGACGCGATCGTCCGGGGAGTCGTTTCGCGAGTCGGCGCCCGCATCGAGGGTCGCATCGCGACGGTCGACGTGGAGCCCGACCAGCGGGTCTTCAAAGGAGACGTGCTCGCGCGTCTCGAAGATCAATGGCAACTGGCCCAGTTACAGCAAGCGAAGGCCGAATTGCAGCGGGCCACCGACACGCTCGACAACGAGCGGAAAATGCTCGAAGTCGATCGCCAGTCCTTGGCGCTCTCGCTGGCCGCCTCAAGCGCGCAACTCCAAGCGGCGAAAGCCAATATTACCGCCGCCCAGAGCGCCGTAAAGCGCTGGGGAAACGAGGTCGATCGGATCACGCGGATCACCCGCCCGGGGACGCTATCGCGCAGCGAATCCGATGACATTCACCTGCAACACGAAACCGCGATGGCGAATCACCTCGCCGTCGAGGCCCAGCACTCCGCCGCGCAGAGCGACAACGACAACGATCGCGTGGCGCTCCAGGGCCTTGAAGTGCGCGTGGCCAGGCTGAGCGTGCTGGCCGAAGAAATCAACGTAGCGAAGGCCAAGCTCGCGACGGCGCAGGCCGACCTCGACTCGACCGTGATTCGCGCTCCGGAAAACGGTTGGGTCGCCCAGCGGCTCGCCGAGGCCGGTGCTAGCGTTCGCGTCGGCTATCCGATTGTTGCACTCTGGACGGGGGATCGGCTCTGGGTGGAAGCCTGGGTCGACGAATCCGCTCTGGACGACGTGCAAGTCGATCGCGCCGTGGATGTGCGTTTCGCAGCCTATCCAGAACGCGTCATCGTAGGACGTGTCAAAGCCATTGGCGTGCTCTCCGACGGCGAGTTGCAAAGCGCGGCCGCGAACACGCGTCAACCGATGCAGGCGACTGATACTTCAAAGGTCGCCGTGCAAATCATGTTGCCCGCCGAGCCAGGCGTCCGGTTGATGCCGGGTCTCTCCGCGATGGTCGGCATCGGCACCGATCAACCGCCGCCACTCGCGGCCCTATCCGCTTGGTTCCAGCCCGCTCCGCGCGTAGCTGAAAAGTAA